One Caenibius sp. WL genomic window, TCCGCGCTCTCGGCGCGTTGATCGAACCGTGTCAGGTCACGCTCTACACCGACAGCAAATACGTGATGGATGGCATCACCCGCTGGGTCCATGGCTGGAAACGCAACGGCTGGGTCACCGCCAGCAAGAAGCCGGTCCAGAACGCCGAACTGTGGCACGACCTGATCGAAGTGGCCGGCAAGCACGAGATCGAATGGGTCTGGGTCAAGGGCCACGATGGCCACCCTGAAAACGAGCGGGTGGACCAGCTGGCCAGCAATGCCGCGCTCGCCGCCGGGAAGAAGGCGGGTTGAACGGCGGGCTGCCGCCTCTGACATGAAAAGCGGTCTATAGCGCTTGCGAATGCAGCAGCGCCAAAAGACCCTGCCTCATGATCCCACTTTCGTCATGCTGAACTTGTTTCAGCATCCATCCTTCGCCGCGCACGGTTTGGCCCCTGAAACAAGTTCAGGGTGACGATTGTGTAGCAAGATGCAGCCACTCTCTCCGCCCGCGCGGATGGCCATCCCGCCAAAAAAGGGGGCCGCAGCCCCCTGTCCCCGCTTTGGCGGCTCAGCTTTCGGCTTCGACCGTTTCGGCGCCCGGGCCGTTCTTCTTGATCGATTCGATCGCGTTCTTGGCGCTGGCCTTGGAAGAATACCCTTCCGTCCAGAAGATCGTTTCCGCGTTGTAGCAGAAATACGCGACGTATTCGCCCTTCTTGTTCTTCCGGATTTCGAAACGATGAGCCATGGCGATTCTCCACAGGTTGGTTTCGCCAAGTAAACTAGCGCCTCTCTTCGCGCTGGCCAGCGTAATCTTTCGCCAACTGCGCTGAGGCGATGCGCGCCGCCAAACCGTTTTCCTACATGGCCCCGGCCTGCCATGGTGAACGGATGCGCCCATCCCCGTTCATCAAGCCATCCCCTGCCGCGAAGGCATTGCCGATCGCTCTTGCCGGGCGCCTGCGCGAAAAGTCACACAAGATTGCCACAAGCCGCTGGTTCACAAGGAAAAACTGGAGTTTTTCAACGCTGTTCCGCGTCAACCTGCAACCCGCGTTTTCAGCCGAACCGCGCCGGGGTGTAGAGCGCCGGATCGAGTGTGCGGGTCATCGCATCGGCGGGCAGGCCAAGCAGCATCTGGCTGGCCAGCCGCGCGGCGGCGGGCGCCGTCTGGATGCCGAACCCGCCCTGCCCCGCGAACCAGAAGAACCCGGCTTCGCGCGGATCGAACCCATAGACCGGCAGCCGGTCGGGCGCGAAACTGCGCAGGCCCGCCCATTTGTGTTCCAGTTGTTCGACCTGCCAATCGACCGTGTGCTGCAAGCGGTCGATGGCGATGGCCAGATCGATCTCTTCCGGCGCGGCGTCGCAGGGGGCACACGGCGTCTCGTCATGCGGGCTGAGCCACAAGCGGCCGCTTTCCGGCTTGAAGTAGAACTGCCCGCCGATGTCGAGCACCACCGGCATCACCGCCGGGGCCGCCGGGGCGGTGCGCAGTTGCAGCATCGTCCGCCGATAGGGCTGGATACCCACCGGGCGGGCACCCGCGATCCGCGCCACTTCGTCGGCCCAGGCGCCTGCCGCATCGACCAGCACGGCGGCCGCGACCTCGCTGCCGTCCGCCAGAGTCAGCCGCCAGCCGCCGTTCGCGCGCCGGGCCGTCGCCAGCCCGCTGCGGCAGCGGATTTGCGCGCCCGCTTCGCGCGCCCGCGCCAGACACTGCGCGTGGAACGCGCCGACATCGATATCCTTGCTGTCGGGCTCGAACACCGCCGCCACCCATTCGGGGCGCAGTCCGGGCACGCAGGCCGCCA contains:
- the rnhA gene encoding ribonuclease HI; translated protein: MKHVEIFTDGACKGNPGPGGWGALLRMGRHEKELSGSDPHTTNNRMELTAAIRALGALIEPCQVTLYTDSKYVMDGITRWVHGWKRNGWVTASKKPVQNAELWHDLIEVAGKHEIEWVWVKGHDGHPENERVDQLASNAALAAGKKAG
- a CDS encoding DUF1508 domain-containing protein, encoding MAHRFEIRKNKKGEYVAYFCYNAETIFWTEGYSSKASAKNAIESIKKNGPGAETVEAES
- a CDS encoding FAD-dependent oxidoreductase; protein product: MAGASLAAELAPHACVLVIETEDTPGYHATGRSAAFWVESYGGAHVQPLTSASGDWLEAHGFLRPRGGLTIARADQQNELDRFEQAFAASGIRMERWDRAAMAACVPGLRPEWVAAVFEPDSKDIDVGAFHAQCLARAREAGAQIRCRSGLATARRANGGWRLTLADGSEVAAAVLVDAAGAWADEVARIAGARPVGIQPYRRTMLQLRTAPAAPAVMPVVLDIGGQFYFKPESGRLWLSPHDETPCAPCDAAPEEIDLAIAIDRLQHTVDWQVEQLEHKWAGLRSFAPDRLPVYGFDPREAGFFWFAGQGGFGIQTAPAAARLASQMLLGLPADAMTRTLDPALYTPARFG